Proteins found in one Mesorhizobium sp. CAU 1732 genomic segment:
- a CDS encoding twin-arginine translocase TatA/TatE family subunit, producing MGTFSIWHWLIVLVVVLLLFGRGKIPELMGDMAKGIKSFKKGMSDEDEAKTVEHRDDETIVTPKEKVGKTTS from the coding sequence ATGGGTACCTTCTCTATCTGGCACTGGCTCATCGTTCTGGTCGTCGTGCTGCTTCTGTTCGGCCGCGGCAAGATTCCGGAGCTGATGGGCGACATGGCCAAGGGCATCAAGAGCTTCAAGAAGGGCATGTCCGACGAGGACGAGGCCAAGACCGTCGAACATCGTGATGACGAGACGATCGTCACCCCGAAGGAAAAGGTCGGAAAGACCACCTCTTAA
- a CDS encoding SPOR domain-containing protein, with product MADSNNTRRVEFADNDPFAELTRIMGHDPRAKEPEATVSDDSAFDIDLEKELMGELDFSDFDAESAAAEPAATQAEAWQPAASWAPEERAPVAGENTSADEAFAAYDASAVDYDDDTQAFGDEGDALGALEAELGFQMEDALALDDVIGDMEQASVDDRADAGRGYDASPVSFETAPVQDAPSAIEPDLSLDDDFGGELDRELSALGDVEEATASDGDQTPLTATVPDWTRSEDQPASEAADEFDLADLDIELDAIGDDATAEPADMAPALDAQPESVAAVPDWSDEPEAFDAPVDGFDGEDEIVSYEAEPEVEPEPVVYSAAPAELSLEDELAALLSDEPPASVPVAAAPVVAAAAPAIAAAAHQSDPSEENWHPAVNTFGRANFSRSPVHEMPTPPVENAMPEPETAFSDDDFDLGDDDFDLADDTPELTPVYVAPAAADTPAPASSVSYSAPAAAPVAPVSMLDEADFADIFGDEADFETTVEETPSYAPAPAYTPGPSTSYASPTARAVPADDVEKSARAGIDALASWRPEQAAAVAAAPVAAAVGMSAFSAARSRGPEAPDVETVDVSEAAFAMQDDLDIPDLDYGASDATPRLYDDLEGEIAQAFGDVSFDDQDTAASAPLPSAEWATPMTASAASATQSSGPAMPAATDYEQAAQAYPLGEGQWQAGDAFDDGFDYETDLEQAVSMADYDEVEERKPEPRNRGLLIGAIVAGVVVVGGIGAIGMSFMGGGSDSPAVVRADTEPMKVRPENPGGATVPNQNNEVYQRVGGGTAAAPEQESLITTAEEPVDVNAQSEPALPPGIVGGGEDIAALSDGEGFDADEPAGALAPAAGADQAGAKAEDRIVPTPEAEGVGASNDLVAVAPRRVRTMVVRPDGTMVPREEPAAAATPGAPVENVMSAEPIATPSLAPAGSGPLAAPAVAGADIATPDSVGVVPSQRSEPQVAAAPVRADPPAAQQPATQTPPATPVSAPAAAAPAAAATSEWSMQIASQPTAEGAQTTYQDLARRYGGVLEGRGVNIVRADIEGRGTYYRVRIPASNRDEAIQLCTRYKSAGGSCFVSR from the coding sequence ATGGCAGACAGCAACAACACCCGACGCGTAGAATTCGCAGACAACGATCCGTTCGCGGAACTGACGCGTATCATGGGCCACGATCCCCGGGCGAAAGAGCCCGAGGCGACCGTTTCCGACGATTCGGCTTTCGACATCGACCTCGAAAAGGAGTTGATGGGCGAGCTGGATTTTTCCGATTTCGACGCGGAGTCAGCCGCAGCCGAGCCTGCGGCGACGCAGGCCGAAGCGTGGCAGCCTGCCGCGTCCTGGGCACCTGAAGAGCGTGCGCCCGTAGCGGGTGAAAACACCTCCGCCGACGAGGCATTCGCCGCCTATGATGCGAGCGCCGTCGACTATGACGACGACACGCAGGCTTTCGGCGACGAGGGTGATGCGCTCGGCGCGTTGGAGGCGGAACTCGGCTTCCAGATGGAAGACGCGCTTGCGCTTGACGATGTGATTGGCGACATGGAGCAGGCGAGCGTAGACGATCGCGCCGATGCCGGCCGTGGCTATGATGCGTCGCCTGTATCGTTCGAAACGGCTCCGGTTCAGGACGCGCCTTCGGCAATAGAGCCTGACCTGTCGCTGGATGACGATTTCGGCGGTGAACTCGATCGCGAGTTGTCCGCCCTTGGCGATGTCGAGGAAGCGACGGCCTCCGATGGAGATCAGACGCCGCTGACAGCAACAGTCCCGGACTGGACACGCAGCGAGGACCAGCCTGCGTCCGAAGCAGCCGACGAATTCGATCTGGCCGATCTCGACATCGAACTCGACGCGATCGGCGACGATGCCACCGCGGAGCCGGCAGACATGGCGCCTGCGCTCGACGCGCAGCCCGAGTCGGTCGCTGCCGTCCCCGATTGGAGCGACGAGCCTGAAGCGTTCGACGCGCCGGTGGACGGGTTCGACGGCGAGGACGAGATCGTGTCCTACGAAGCCGAACCCGAAGTCGAGCCGGAACCTGTGGTGTATTCGGCAGCACCCGCCGAACTCAGCCTCGAAGACGAACTGGCCGCTCTCCTGTCCGATGAGCCGCCCGCGTCTGTTCCCGTCGCCGCTGCGCCAGTGGTTGCCGCTGCTGCACCTGCCATTGCCGCCGCCGCGCATCAGTCCGACCCTTCGGAGGAGAACTGGCATCCCGCAGTGAACACGTTTGGCCGCGCGAACTTTTCGCGTTCGCCGGTTCACGAGATGCCGACGCCTCCCGTCGAGAACGCGATGCCGGAGCCGGAAACGGCGTTTTCGGACGACGATTTCGACCTCGGCGACGATGATTTCGATCTCGCTGACGACACGCCGGAACTGACGCCCGTATACGTCGCGCCTGCCGCTGCGGATACGCCTGCACCGGCATCTTCAGTGAGCTATTCGGCACCGGCTGCTGCACCCGTCGCCCCGGTCTCCATGCTCGACGAAGCCGATTTCGCGGACATTTTCGGCGACGAGGCGGATTTCGAAACGACGGTCGAAGAAACCCCGAGCTACGCTCCTGCGCCGGCCTACACGCCCGGTCCTTCGACGTCCTATGCGTCGCCCACCGCGCGAGCAGTGCCGGCCGATGATGTCGAGAAATCCGCGCGTGCCGGTATCGATGCGCTGGCATCGTGGCGCCCGGAACAGGCGGCTGCCGTTGCAGCGGCTCCGGTTGCGGCCGCTGTCGGCATGTCCGCCTTCTCGGCAGCCAGGAGCCGTGGTCCGGAAGCGCCCGATGTCGAGACCGTCGACGTGTCCGAGGCGGCTTTCGCCATGCAGGACGACCTCGATATCCCGGATCTCGACTATGGGGCGTCGGACGCGACCCCTCGCTTGTACGACGACCTCGAAGGCGAGATCGCGCAGGCGTTCGGCGACGTCTCCTTCGACGATCAGGACACGGCTGCGTCCGCGCCCTTGCCGTCCGCCGAATGGGCCACCCCGATGACTGCATCGGCGGCGAGCGCCACCCAGTCGTCCGGCCCGGCTATGCCCGCTGCGACGGATTACGAGCAGGCGGCTCAGGCCTATCCGCTTGGCGAAGGCCAGTGGCAGGCGGGGGACGCGTTCGATGACGGCTTCGACTACGAAACCGATCTCGAGCAGGCTGTCTCGATGGCAGACTATGACGAGGTCGAGGAACGCAAGCCGGAACCGCGCAACCGTGGGCTCCTGATCGGGGCGATCGTCGCGGGTGTGGTCGTCGTCGGCGGTATCGGCGCGATCGGCATGTCGTTCATGGGCGGCGGTTCGGATTCGCCTGCCGTGGTGCGCGCCGACACCGAACCGATGAAGGTGCGCCCTGAAAACCCAGGTGGCGCGACGGTCCCGAACCAGAACAACGAAGTCTATCAGCGTGTCGGCGGCGGCACTGCCGCCGCACCGGAGCAGGAAAGCCTGATCACGACCGCCGAAGAGCCGGTCGACGTCAATGCGCAGTCCGAACCGGCCTTGCCGCCCGGCATCGTCGGCGGGGGTGAAGATATCGCCGCCCTGAGCGACGGCGAAGGCTTTGATGCGGACGAGCCAGCCGGCGCGCTCGCGCCCGCAGCAGGTGCCGACCAGGCTGGTGCCAAGGCAGAGGATCGCATCGTTCCGACACCCGAGGCCGAAGGCGTTGGGGCATCGAACGATCTCGTTGCGGTCGCTCCACGCCGCGTTCGCACGATGGTCGTGCGCCCCGACGGCACGATGGTTCCGCGCGAAGAGCCGGCGGCTGCCGCTACGCCCGGCGCACCCGTCGAGAATGTGATGTCCGCCGAGCCGATCGCAACGCCGTCGCTTGCGCCGGCTGGTTCCGGGCCGCTTGCTGCTCCGGCTGTCGCCGGTGCCGATATCGCGACGCCTGACAGCGTTGGCGTCGTCCCGTCGCAGCGTTCAGAGCCGCAGGTCGCAGCCGCTCCGGTTCGCGCCGATCCGCCTGCCGCACAGCAGCCGGCGACGCAGACACCGCCCGCGACGCCCGTTTCGGCGCCAGCCGCAGCGGCACCTGCCGCGGCAGCCACGAGCGAATGGTCCATGCAGATCGCCTCGCAGCCGACCGCAGAAGGCGCGCAGACGACCTATCAGGATCTGGCACGCCGCTACGGTGGCGTTCTCGAGGGCCGAGGCGTGAACATCGTTCGCGCCGACATCGAGGGGAGGGGCACCTATTACCGCGTGCGCATCCCCGCCTCGAACCGCGACGAAGCCATCCAGCTTTGCACGCGCTACAAGTCGGCCGGCGGAAGCTGCTTCGTTTCACGCTGA
- the scpB gene encoding SMC-Scp complex subunit ScpB, whose translation MKENGATIIPFALDAEDEGNEAGVELAEAVRMAEAIVFASAEPVSAKALAARLPDGTDVRAVMARLHGLYEHRGVNLVTIGDGWAFRTAGDLAFLMSRDAVQQKKLSRAALEVLAIIAYHQPVTRAEIEEIRGVETSKGTIDTLMETGWVRMRGRRRTPGRPVTYGTTDAFLDHFGLEEIRDLPGIDELKGAGLLSSRMPSNFAIPQPPSDPDLLSDDEDPLTDLDLEELGLLTPRITDD comes from the coding sequence ATGAAGGAAAACGGCGCGACCATCATCCCCTTTGCCCTCGACGCGGAAGACGAGGGTAACGAAGCGGGCGTGGAACTCGCCGAAGCCGTTCGCATGGCAGAGGCGATCGTCTTCGCATCGGCCGAACCCGTGTCGGCGAAGGCGTTGGCGGCACGGCTGCCGGACGGCACGGACGTACGTGCCGTCATGGCCCGGCTTCACGGGCTCTACGAGCATCGCGGCGTCAATCTCGTGACGATCGGCGACGGCTGGGCCTTCCGCACGGCCGGCGATCTGGCGTTCCTGATGAGCCGCGACGCGGTGCAGCAGAAGAAGCTGTCGCGCGCCGCACTCGAGGTGCTTGCCATCATCGCCTACCACCAGCCGGTCACGCGCGCCGAAATCGAGGAGATCAGGGGCGTCGAGACCTCCAAGGGCACGATCGACACGCTCATGGAGACGGGCTGGGTGAGGATGCGGGGACGGCGGCGCACGCCGGGCCGGCCGGTCACCTATGGCACGACGGACGCGTTCCTCGATCATTTCGGGCTCGAGGAAATCCGCGACCTGCCGGGCATCGACGAATTGAAGGGGGCCGGCCTGCTGTCGTCGCGCATGCCGTCCAATTTCGCGATTCCACAGCCGCCGTCCGATCCCGACCTTCTGTCTGACGACGAGGACCCGCTGACCGATCTCGATCTGGAAGAGCTTGGATTGCTGACGCCGCGCATCACCGACGATTGA
- the argS gene encoding arginine--tRNA ligase, which yields MNIFAQFASRIVKAVETLELTPQSGGALDLSRITVEPPRDASHGDLATNAAMVLAKAVGENPRALAERLAVVLRNDADVSAVEVAGPGFVNLRLADGFWQARLGDMLDAARDYGRSTLGAGKKVNVEYVSANPTGPMHVGHCRGAVVGDALANIMAFAGYDVTKEYYINDAGSQIDVLAKSVMLRYREALGEPIAEIPAGLYPGDYLVPVGKALADEFGARLNRMPEDEALALVKERTIDAMMAMIREDLAALNVHHDVFFSERTLHADNASAIRSAINDLTLKGHVYKGKLPPPKGEKSDDWEDREQTLFRSTDVGDDMDRPLVKSDGAYTYFAADVAYMKDKYARGFEEMIFILGADHGGYVKRMEALGKAISGGKVEVTILLCNLVKLFRDGEPVRMSKRAGEFVTLRDVVDEVGRDPIRFMMLYRKSTEPLDFDFAKVTEQSKDNPVFYVQYASARCHSVFRQAKEQLGENWIERETMKAAAVRLTDEGELSVIRKLAEYPRLLESAAQSMEPHRLAFYLYDLAQTFHAHWNRGTDNPDLRFVKVNDPESTHARLGLVQAVADVLASGLALIGADAPSEMR from the coding sequence ATGAATATTTTCGCGCAGTTCGCGTCGCGCATCGTCAAGGCAGTCGAAACCCTTGAACTGACTCCGCAATCGGGCGGTGCGCTCGACCTGTCGCGCATCACGGTCGAGCCACCGCGCGATGCCAGCCATGGCGATCTGGCGACCAATGCGGCGATGGTTCTTGCGAAGGCGGTAGGCGAAAACCCGCGCGCGCTGGCGGAACGGCTGGCGGTGGTCCTGCGCAACGACGCCGATGTGTCCGCCGTCGAAGTGGCGGGTCCGGGCTTCGTCAATCTGCGTCTGGCGGACGGTTTCTGGCAGGCAAGGCTGGGCGATATGCTCGACGCCGCCAGGGATTACGGCCGCTCCACGCTGGGCGCCGGCAAGAAGGTCAACGTCGAATATGTGTCGGCCAACCCCACGGGCCCGATGCATGTCGGCCATTGCCGGGGGGCGGTCGTGGGCGACGCGCTCGCCAACATCATGGCGTTCGCCGGCTACGACGTGACCAAGGAATACTACATCAACGACGCAGGCTCGCAGATCGACGTCCTGGCGAAGTCGGTCATGCTCCGCTACCGCGAGGCGCTTGGCGAGCCGATCGCCGAGATTCCGGCGGGCCTGTATCCGGGCGACTATCTCGTACCCGTCGGCAAGGCGCTCGCGGACGAGTTTGGCGCGAGGCTGAACCGGATGCCTGAAGACGAGGCGCTGGCGCTCGTCAAGGAACGCACGATCGACGCCATGATGGCGATGATCCGCGAGGACCTCGCAGCGCTCAACGTCCATCATGATGTCTTTTTCTCGGAACGGACCCTGCATGCCGACAACGCATCCGCGATCCGCTCCGCCATCAACGATCTGACACTCAAGGGGCATGTCTACAAGGGCAAGCTGCCGCCGCCCAAGGGCGAGAAGTCGGACGACTGGGAAGACCGCGAGCAGACGCTGTTCCGTTCGACCGATGTCGGGGACGACATGGACCGGCCGCTCGTCAAATCCGACGGTGCCTACACCTACTTCGCCGCCGATGTCGCCTACATGAAGGACAAGTACGCGCGCGGCTTTGAGGAGATGATTTTCATCCTCGGCGCCGACCACGGCGGCTACGTGAAGCGCATGGAAGCGCTCGGCAAGGCGATTTCCGGCGGGAAGGTCGAGGTGACGATCCTGCTTTGCAATCTCGTGAAACTGTTCCGGGATGGCGAACCCGTCCGCATGTCGAAGCGGGCAGGGGAGTTCGTCACCTTGCGCGACGTGGTCGACGAGGTTGGCCGCGACCCGATCCGCTTCATGATGTTGTATCGCAAGAGCACCGAGCCGCTCGACTTCGACTTCGCCAAGGTGACCGAGCAGTCGAAGGACAACCCGGTCTTCTACGTGCAGTACGCCTCGGCGCGGTGCCACTCGGTCTTCCGGCAGGCCAAGGAGCAGCTTGGAGAGAACTGGATCGAGCGCGAGACGATGAAGGCGGCCGCCGTGCGGCTGACCGACGAGGGCGAGCTTTCGGTCATTCGCAAGCTGGCCGAGTATCCGCGCCTGCTTGAAAGTGCAGCCCAGTCGATGGAGCCGCACCGCCTTGCGTTCTACCTCTATGACCTTGCTCAGACCTTCCACGCGCACTGGAATCGCGGCACCGATAACCCGGACTTACGTTTTGTTAAGGTTAACGATCCAGAGTCCACCCATGCCAGGCTGGGTCTGGTGCAGGCCGTGGCGGATGTTTTGGCATCCGGTCTGGCGCTGATCGGAGCGGATGCCCCGTCCGAAATGCGCTAG
- the tatC gene encoding twin-arginine translocase subunit TatC encodes MSTDDDLDKSSAPLIEHLIELRTRLIWALGGFFVAFLICFFFAKPLFNMLVQPFQWATAWAGLDASKVDLIYTAPQEFFFTQIKLGMFGGIILAFPLIATQVYKFVAPGLYKNERSAFLPFLIASPVLFLLGAALVYFFFTPMVMWFFLSMQQIGPDQEIQISLLPRVSEYLGLIMTLILAFGLVFQLPVVTTLMARVGLVSAQGLADKRKWAIVIAFVVAAVLTPPDPVSQIGLALPTILLYEISIWLARRIEATREREQRAKEAKEAAEEANEAAEAAKQQVNPAE; translated from the coding sequence GTGAGCACCGACGACGATCTCGACAAGTCATCCGCCCCGCTGATCGAGCATCTCATAGAGCTGCGCACGCGACTCATATGGGCGCTCGGCGGCTTCTTCGTCGCGTTCCTGATCTGCTTCTTCTTCGCAAAACCGCTGTTCAACATGCTGGTCCAGCCCTTCCAGTGGGCGACCGCATGGGCCGGGCTCGACGCGAGCAAGGTCGATCTGATCTACACCGCGCCGCAGGAGTTCTTCTTCACGCAGATCAAGCTGGGTATGTTCGGCGGCATCATACTCGCCTTCCCGCTGATCGCGACGCAGGTCTACAAATTCGTCGCGCCGGGGCTCTACAAGAACGAGCGCTCCGCCTTCCTGCCGTTCCTCATCGCGTCGCCGGTGCTGTTCCTTTTGGGAGCCGCGCTGGTCTACTTCTTCTTCACACCGATGGTGATGTGGTTCTTCCTGTCGATGCAGCAGATCGGCCCCGATCAGGAAATCCAGATTTCGCTTCTGCCGCGCGTGTCCGAGTATCTCGGCCTGATCATGACGCTCATCCTGGCGTTCGGGCTGGTGTTCCAGTTGCCGGTCGTCACGACGCTGATGGCGCGGGTCGGGCTCGTCTCGGCGCAAGGCCTCGCCGACAAGCGCAAATGGGCGATCGTCATCGCGTTCGTCGTTGCGGCCGTCCTGACGCCTCCCGATCCGGTCAGCCAGATCGGTTTGGCGCTTCCGACGATCCTGCTCTACGAGATATCGATCTGGCTTGCCCGGCGTATCGAGGCGACCCGCGAGCGAGAGCAACGCGCCAAGGAAGCCAAGGAAGCCGCCGAAGAGGCGAATGAAGCCGCCGAGGCCGCCAAGCAGCAGGTCAATCCGGCCGAGTAG
- the nagZ gene encoding beta-N-acetylhexosaminidase — translation MSESKSIILGAAGTTLSSDEIAFFRDERPWGFILFARNIADTAQVLDLVGAMRDCVGRPDAPVFIDQEGGRVQRFRKPLAPDYPPASALGALYGHDRDAGLRAAWLMSRLHAFDLLKYGVNADCLPVLDVPVEGAHDVIGNRAYGKNPAIVSAMGRAAMDGLVAGGVLPVIKHIPGHGRAFADSHHNLPVVHASVEELRAHDFPPFAALADAPMAMTAHVVYTALDADRPATTSPTIVADIIRGELGFDGLLMSDDVSMKALSGDFGARTDAILAAGCDVVLHCNGVMDEMRAVAARTSILEGEALRRADRALEGLGARDDADEATIRTEFASMFEAVA, via the coding sequence ATGAGCGAATCAAAATCCATCATCCTCGGTGCGGCCGGTACGACGCTCTCGTCTGACGAGATCGCCTTCTTCCGCGACGAACGGCCCTGGGGCTTCATCCTCTTTGCGCGCAACATTGCCGATACCGCACAGGTGCTCGATCTTGTCGGCGCGATGCGCGACTGTGTCGGGCGGCCGGATGCACCGGTGTTCATCGATCAGGAGGGGGGCCGCGTCCAGCGCTTCCGCAAACCACTCGCGCCTGATTATCCTCCGGCATCCGCGCTCGGCGCGCTCTACGGCCACGACCGCGATGCCGGTCTGCGCGCCGCTTGGCTCATGTCGCGGCTGCACGCATTCGACCTCCTGAAGTACGGCGTCAACGCCGACTGCCTGCCCGTGCTGGATGTGCCGGTGGAAGGGGCGCACGACGTGATCGGCAACCGCGCCTACGGCAAGAACCCTGCCATCGTATCGGCCATGGGCCGGGCGGCGATGGACGGTCTCGTCGCCGGCGGTGTGCTGCCGGTCATCAAGCATATCCCGGGTCACGGCCGCGCCTTTGCCGACAGCCACCACAATCTGCCGGTGGTCCATGCCTCAGTCGAGGAACTGCGCGCGCACGACTTCCCGCCCTTCGCCGCATTGGCCGACGCTCCGATGGCGATGACGGCGCACGTGGTCTACACCGCCCTCGATGCGGATCGTCCGGCGACCACGTCGCCGACGATCGTCGCGGACATCATCCGTGGCGAACTCGGCTTCGACGGGCTCCTGATGAGCGACGACGTCTCGATGAAGGCGCTTTCTGGGGATTTCGGCGCGAGAACCGACGCAATCCTTGCAGCCGGCTGCGATGTGGTTCTTCACTGCAACGGCGTCATGGACGAGATGCGCGCGGTTGCCGCCCGCACCTCCATCCTTGAAGGTGAAGCGCTTCGCAGGGCCGATCGCGCACTGGAAGGCCTTGGTGCGCGGGATGACGCCGACGAGGCGACGATCCGCACGGAATTCGCAAGCATGTTCGAGGCAGTGGCATAG
- a CDS encoding ScpA family protein, which yields MGDTSEQRPAKAIPFEKLWADNDESRGVSEPALVVDVAGFEGPLDLLLHLARNQKVDLAKISVLALVEQYITFVDHARTLRLELAADYLVMAAWLAFLKSKLLIPKQPGDEGESGEELAAILQFRLKRLEAMRDAAARLVNRNRLGRDVFARGMPETVIIDKRNEYNASLYDLLTAYASQRQRQAITNVMIAKRGVWSLKQAREILTRLVGDMRDWTALDGFLIRYMTTPEERATAIASSFAASLEMVREGAIEVRQDGAFAPLFMRARRPGPAVPQTEAV from the coding sequence TTGGGCGACACCAGCGAGCAGAGACCGGCGAAGGCGATCCCCTTCGAGAAGCTCTGGGCCGACAATGACGAGAGCCGCGGCGTTTCGGAGCCCGCGCTTGTCGTCGATGTCGCCGGCTTTGAGGGTCCGCTCGACCTGTTGCTGCATCTGGCGCGCAATCAGAAGGTCGATCTGGCGAAGATCTCGGTCCTCGCCCTTGTCGAACAGTACATCACCTTCGTCGACCACGCCCGGACGCTGCGCCTGGAGCTTGCCGCCGATTATCTGGTGATGGCCGCGTGGCTGGCGTTCCTCAAGTCCAAGCTTCTGATTCCCAAGCAGCCCGGTGACGAGGGCGAAAGCGGCGAGGAACTGGCGGCGATCCTGCAATTCCGGCTGAAGCGGCTTGAGGCGATGCGTGACGCCGCGGCGCGCCTCGTCAACCGAAACCGTCTGGGCCGCGACGTCTTCGCGCGCGGCATGCCCGAAACGGTCATCATCGACAAGCGCAATGAATACAATGCGTCGCTTTACGATCTGCTGACAGCCTATGCGTCGCAGCGCCAGCGTCAGGCGATCACCAACGTCATGATCGCCAAGCGAGGCGTGTGGTCGCTCAAGCAGGCGCGCGAAATCCTGACGCGCCTTGTCGGCGACATGCGTGACTGGACGGCACTCGACGGTTTCCTGATCCGCTACATGACGACGCCCGAAGAGCGCGCGACCGCGATTGCGAGTTCGTTCGCCGCCAGCCTCGAAATGGTCCGCGAAGGCGCCATCGAAGTCAGGCAGGACGGCGCCTTCGCGCCGCTCTTTATGCGTGCGCGACGGCCGGGGCCCGCAGTGCCGCAGACGGAGGCCGTGTGA
- the tatB gene encoding Sec-independent protein translocase protein TatB — MFDIGWSEMLVIAVVMIVVVGPKELPGMLRTFGKTTAKLRAMAGDFRKQVDEALKEAELDDLKKMADEARKLNPANEIRKAMSPMEQAAKDVRAGLDTAMNPTKPAPTTPPASTEAIAVEPLKPGAATIPGETAAPKSTPVPSAAKANGATPPAAKTASPKAAKPAAAKAAAKAPAAKAPVAKTVSKPKAAPKAAAKPKTGGKAS, encoded by the coding sequence ATGTTTGATATCGGTTGGTCCGAGATGCTCGTGATCGCGGTCGTTATGATCGTGGTCGTGGGCCCTAAAGAATTGCCGGGGATGCTCCGCACCTTCGGCAAGACGACTGCGAAGTTGCGCGCAATGGCGGGCGACTTCCGCAAGCAGGTCGACGAGGCGCTCAAGGAAGCGGAACTCGACGATCTGAAGAAGATGGCCGACGAAGCCCGCAAGCTCAATCCTGCCAACGAGATCCGCAAGGCGATGTCTCCGATGGAGCAGGCCGCCAAGGACGTTCGGGCCGGGCTCGATACGGCGATGAACCCGACCAAGCCCGCGCCGACGACGCCACCCGCTTCAACCGAGGCGATCGCGGTCGAGCCGTTGAAGCCGGGTGCGGCTACCATTCCGGGTGAGACGGCTGCGCCTAAGTCGACGCCGGTCCCATCCGCCGCCAAGGCGAATGGCGCGACGCCCCCTGCGGCCAAGACGGCATCACCGAAGGCGGCCAAGCCAGCCGCCGCCAAAGCTGCTGCGAAAGCGCCGGCCGCCAAAGCACCGGTCGCAAAGACGGTTTCAAAGCCCAAGGCTGCGCCGAAGGCGGCCGCCAAACCCAAGACCGGCGGAAAAGCATCGTGA
- a CDS encoding ABC transporter ATP-binding protein has product MAGKAAASRVTAGVSFAARLAFDRISHQFSPTAPTLHDVSLAAEPGEVLCLLGPSGSGKTTLLRIAAGIEAQTRGRVLLNDREIAGPDIFLPPEKRSIGLVFQDFALFPHLTILDNVRFGLTALSGTDAKKEAMISLARVGLEDYAQSYPHILSGGEQQRVALARAIAPRPAVLLMDEPFSGLDSRLKDSVRAETLAILRQSRATAIVVTHDAEEAMRMGDRIALLKDGRLVQLGTAEELYNRPTSLFGAGFFSELNIFEARTLNGRVDTPLGTFASPGVADGSAVSVAVRLSAFDVSETQGETPARVVSRRFLGVVELLEFAVPGADRPVRARIRCGALSASVREIWLTVRKSDVLVFERTSESA; this is encoded by the coding sequence ATGGCAGGAAAGGCGGCAGCTTCGCGCGTAACCGCCGGCGTTTCGTTCGCCGCTCGATTGGCTTTTGATCGCATCAGCCATCAGTTCTCCCCGACCGCGCCGACATTGCACGACGTATCGCTTGCTGCCGAACCCGGCGAGGTGTTGTGCCTGCTCGGACCATCGGGCTCGGGCAAGACGACGCTTTTGCGTATCGCGGCCGGCATCGAAGCGCAGACGCGGGGCAGGGTTCTCCTCAATGATCGCGAAATCGCGGGCCCGGACATCTTCCTGCCGCCCGAAAAGCGCTCGATCGGCCTCGTCTTCCAGGATTTCGCGCTGTTCCCGCATCTGACCATCCTGGACAATGTGCGGTTTGGCCTGACCGCTCTTTCCGGGACGGACGCGAAGAAGGAGGCGATGATCTCGCTCGCGCGCGTCGGCCTCGAGGATTACGCGCAATCCTACCCGCATATTCTCTCGGGCGGCGAGCAGCAGCGCGTTGCGCTGGCGCGCGCGATCGCACCGCGACCGGCCGTGCTGTTGATGGATGAACCGTTCTCGGGCCTCGATTCCAGGCTGAAGGATTCGGTGCGGGCCGAGACGCTGGCGATCCTGCGCCAGAGCCGTGCAACCGCCATAGTCGTGACGCATGATGCGGAAGAGGCAATGCGCATGGGCGATCGGATCGCGCTTCTGAAGGACGGCCGGCTGGTTCAGCTCGGCACGGCGGAAGAGCTCTACAACCGCCCGACAAGTCTTTTCGGCGCGGGATTCTTTTCGGAACTGAATATTTTCGAAGCCCGCACGTTGAACGGTAGAGTGGACACGCCGCTCGGCACGTTTGCCTCGCCCGGCGTCGCGGACGGTTCCGCGGTATCGGTCGCGGTTCGGCTCTCGGCCTTCGATGTGTCGGAAACGCAGGGAGAAACGCCTGCTCGGGTGGTGTCGCGGCGCTTTCTCGGCGTCGTGGAATTGCTCGAATTTGCCGTTCCCGGCGCCGACCGACCTGTTCGGGCACGCATAAGGTGCGGCGCTTTGTCCGCATCAGTGCGTGAAATCTGGCTTACGGTCAGGAAATCTGATGTGCTTGTGTTTGAAAGAACGAGCGAAAGCGCATAA